The Methylomonas koyamae genome has a segment encoding these proteins:
- a CDS encoding HD domain-containing phosphohydrolase, whose product MKDSYKLLLVDDEPNNLKVLQQILKDRYELIFAINGEKALAAAHDHGPDLILLDIMMPDMDGYQVCTRLKADAATAKIPVIFVTAMGETENEAYGFDVGAVDYIQKPVSGPIVLRRVQTHLSLVRVEELDDLARAAIEMLGAAGHYNDPYTGDHIWRMAAYSAALAGAAGWSPAQVEMIKLAAPTHDTGKIGIPHAILKAATGLAGRDWDIMKSHSQIGYDILSKTDNPVFKMAAEIALYHHERWDGGGYPAGLAGTAIPESARIVAIADVFDALSSKRPYKESWPLQMVLDTMRSGAGSHFDPRLLELFMDIMPEILELKAQFAA is encoded by the coding sequence ATGAAAGACAGTTACAAACTGCTGCTGGTCGACGACGAACCGAACAATCTGAAGGTGTTGCAGCAAATCCTGAAAGACCGCTACGAACTGATTTTTGCGATCAACGGCGAAAAAGCCCTGGCCGCCGCCCACGACCACGGCCCGGACCTGATTCTTCTGGACATCATGATGCCGGATATGGACGGTTACCAAGTCTGCACTCGCCTGAAAGCCGATGCCGCGACGGCGAAGATTCCAGTTATTTTTGTCACGGCGATGGGCGAAACCGAGAACGAGGCCTACGGCTTCGACGTCGGCGCCGTCGATTACATTCAAAAGCCGGTGTCCGGCCCTATCGTGCTACGCCGGGTGCAAACCCACTTGTCGCTGGTCCGGGTCGAAGAATTGGACGATCTGGCTCGGGCCGCAATCGAAATGCTCGGTGCCGCCGGCCATTACAACGATCCCTACACCGGCGACCACATTTGGCGCATGGCGGCGTATTCGGCCGCACTGGCCGGTGCCGCCGGCTGGAGTCCGGCGCAAGTTGAGATGATAAAGTTAGCGGCGCCGACCCACGACACCGGCAAGATCGGCATTCCCCATGCAATTTTAAAAGCGGCGACCGGTTTGGCCGGCCGCGATTGGGACATCATGAAATCGCATTCGCAAATCGGCTACGACATTCTGAGTAAGACCGACAATCCGGTATTCAAAATGGCCGCCGAAATTGCCCTCTACCACCACGAACGTTGGGACGGCGGCGGCTACCCGGCCGGGCTGGCCGGCACGGCCATTCCCGAATCGGCCCGCATCGTCGCAATTGCCGACGTATTCGACGCATTGAGCAGCAAACGGCCTTATAAAGAATCGTGGCCGTTACAGATGGTGTTGGACACGATGCGCAGCGGTGCCGGCAGCCATTTCGATCCGCGCTTGCTGGAATTGTTCATGGACATCATGCCGGAAATATTGGAGTTGAAGGCCCAATTCGCAGCTTGA
- a CDS encoding TPM domain-containing protein: MLRFLKHVFSGPWSVKRAFPQRSLGAIEAAIAASEQSHLGEVRFAVEGALDIGDLLRSTTARDRALEIFSLNRIWDTEHNSGVLIYLLLADRRVEIVADRGIHGKVGEAGWQRICRDMENQFRRGDFEPGVLGGIAAITEQLQQHFPAGTKANPNEIANAPLLL, translated from the coding sequence ATGCTTCGGTTTTTAAAACACGTTTTCAGCGGCCCTTGGAGTGTGAAGCGGGCGTTTCCGCAGCGTAGCCTGGGCGCCATCGAAGCGGCAATCGCGGCCAGCGAGCAGTCGCATCTGGGCGAAGTGCGTTTTGCCGTCGAGGGCGCACTCGATATCGGCGATTTGCTGCGCTCGACGACGGCGCGCGACAGAGCCCTGGAAATTTTCTCGCTGAATCGGATTTGGGATACCGAGCACAACAGCGGTGTGTTGATCTACCTGTTGCTGGCCGACCGCCGGGTGGAAATCGTCGCCGACCGCGGCATACACGGCAAAGTCGGGGAGGCGGGCTGGCAACGGATTTGCCGCGATATGGAAAACCAGTTCCGCCGCGGCGATTTCGAGCCCGGCGTACTCGGCGGTATCGCAGCGATTACCGAGCAATTGCAACAACATTTCCCGGCCGGGACTAAGGCCAACCCCAACGAAATCGCTAACGCGCCGTTGCTGCTCTGA